Below is a genomic region from Sporolituus thermophilus DSM 23256.
TACCCGCCAGTTTACGCCAGAAAGGACGGCTTTTGGAGAGGACGATTGCCGAACTAGAAAACAGCTTGGGTCGATCGGCCACCGACGTGGAAATTGCTCAGGCAATGAATTTTACGGTCGAGCAGCTTCACCAGCTTATTAATCAACTTAACGCAAGTACCCTTGTTCCTTTAGAAGAATTTGTCCAGAACGAAACGGTGAATCAGGCAAGTCCCAATTTAGCCCAGGAAATTGAACAGGAAGAAGTAAAGAATACATTAGCGAAAGCAATTGACAGGCTCCCGGAGAAAGAGCGTCTGGTCATTTCTCTTTATTACTATGAAGGACTGACGTTAAAAGAGATAAGTCTAGTCTTAAAGCTATCGGAAGCGCGTATTTCCCAGCTCCACACGAAAGCCATTTTCCGGTTGCGCGGTGCTCTTTCCCGCCTTAAATCCAGTCTCTTATAATGCCGGGGAGGGATCCGCTTGGATAACGAGGAACGGCTACTTGAACGGACCGCTGAAACTACCGAGGCATCAGACGGTTATTATCAAATTATCTTGAGCGATAGTGGCGTTTTTCTTACTGTCTTTCCGCCGCAAGGGAATGGTAGTCCTGTTCGTGAACACGTTATTCTCCTTGATTTAGAAAAACGGGCCATTAAAGGGTTTGACCTGCCTGTTATCGTGCGTACTGTGCGAGAAGCTTCCGGGCTGCCGGTACGGATTGCTCCGCCACCGCCGCTTTCGGCCGAACCGGAGATTCAGGTTCTGGTAGGGCGGGATCGGATGGAAGCAACGTTGCAGATTATTGCTCCTAAAGGGAGTCGTCCCGTAACTATGGACGAAGTTTTAGAAAAAATTAAGCAGGTCGGAGTAACTTATGGCCTTGACCATGCCGCCATTCAAAGAGCTTTTGCTCACCCTGGTCTAAAGGTGGTATGTGCGCGCGGGCTTTGGCCAACGGACGGCCAAGACGCCTATATCAAGTACTATGTTGATCTGGAAAACAAAGGTAAACCGGCTGAACTCGAAGATGGTCGGGTTGATTTTAAAAATTTGAACATGTTTACCATTGTGCGCGAGGGTGATTTATTAGCCGAAAAGGTGCCGCCAACTCCTGGTACCCCTGGCATCGATGTTTTAGGACAGCCGGTGCCGCCAAAACCTGGCAAAGATATTTTGCCGCCACTAGGCAAGAATGTGCAAATGATAGATAACGGTAAAATCGTCGCCACAATGTCCGGGCAGCTAATCATTACCAACAATAAGCTCAATGTGGTTCCGGTTATAGAGATAAATGGCGATGTAGATTTGTCCACAGGCAATATTGATTTTGTTGGCAATATAATTGTTCGTGGTTCAGTGCAGGCCGGATTTTTGGTCAAAGCTGAAGGTGATGTGGAAGTTGCCGGTACGGTCAGCGGCGGGACTGTAGAAGGGAAAAATGTTTGTGTACGAATGGGTGTTCAGGGCATGAATCGTGGCTATATTAAGGCAACCGAAAATGTTGTGGCAAAATTTATCGAAAACGCCACAGTTTATGCCGGCTCAGACGTGTTGGTCAGCGACGTTATTCTCCATAGTCGGATCAGCGCTGGTAAACGAGTAGTTGTGGAGGGGCGAAGAGGACTGATTGCTGGTGGTCGAGTGCTGGCCGGAGAAGAAATCAGAGCGAAAGTTACCGGTACCCATTTGGCATCCAATACCGACTTAGGAGTGGGGATTAATCCGCTACTGCGGGAAGAATATCAAAAACTGCGCATGGAAATTAAAAAATTGGAGTTTACTCTCGAACAAACTCAAAAAGCTTTAGGGCTTCTCCGCGCTATGGATCAGGCTACCATGCCGAAAGATAAGCACGAAATGATGTTACGACTGACGAAAGCTCAATTTCATCTTGTCGGGCAAGTAGAAACAATGCGAAATCGCATAAACGAGATCGAAGTTGCTTTTGAGGAAATGCGGCATGGCAAGATACGAGTGCGTGATACCGTCTACCCTGGAGTCAAAATCATCATAGGGTCATTAGTAAAACCCATTCGGGAAACACTAAGTTTTGTCACGTTTTATGCCGAGGATGGCGAAATAAAGGTCGGCCCTTATAAGTAAGGTGAATAAGGGTGGTGGGAACGTGAATATCAGACCGATGGACCTACAGGTACTGATTACCCGTGCAACTGAAGTGAGCAAGGCCCAGGAAATCACCGACCATCAACCGACATTGCAGCAGCAAATATTCGGGCAACAATGGCAACAGGTTATGGCTAACCGTCAGCACCAAGTTCAGGGAGCCGCCAAAAATGAAGGCGCTAAAATTCAACGGGGAAAAGAGTATAAGGAGAAACAAGATAGGGGACGTAACCGGAAAGGTCAAACAGACAAAGAAATACCCGGAAAACCTGTTCATAGCGCAAGCGCAGAAGACCCGATCCGGGGGCATAACGTGGATTTAAAAACATAGTCGAGGTGGGAATTTTGCTTACCGGAATTACCGTTACGCTTGTTGTTCTCCTTTTTTTTGTTTTTTTTGTTGTAACTAAAAAGGACATGCTGCAAAAGCTGTTTTCCCTTAATACGGCGGCGCCGGCGCAGGAATTTCAGCAACAGCTTGAACAAACCGCTGACCATATTCTCAGACGGTTAGAGACACAAATTGCTCATCTTGAATATTTATTAGAAGAAGCAGACGCCAAGATGACTGCTTTAGATCAAAAAATCCAGGCAGCAGCGGTTTTTGAACAATTAGGTATAGCAGGGACTTCTCTTGCGGAGCAAGCTGTACCGAACGAGCAGAATATAGGCATAGTCCAAGATACTGGCAAAAAGGCTGAGGCGAATCCGTATTCCCAAGAAACGGGAAATGGCAAACGGCGGCTTGTTTTCGCCATGGCGGAACAGGGTTACAATATAACTGAAATTGCTAAAGCCACTGGGATTGGCAAAGGTGAAGTTATGTTAATGCTACAGTTGAATAAAAGATGAAAATTTTTGTATACTAACAAAACGGATTATTTTGCTTGTTATAATTAGGAAGATATGGTATACTAACTTTTGGTGTAAATCACACACGCATTCTAATTTTGTCACTGTGCCGTAAGCGGTGAAGACAAAAAATGAGGAATGCGGCGGTATATTAACAGGAGGTGCAGAATATGTCGGTAATTTCCATGAAACAGCTGCTGGAGGCTGGTGTCCATTTCGGTCACCAAACCAGGAGATGGAACCCCAAAATGGCTCCTTACATTTTTACGGAGCGTAACGGTATTTACATTATTGATCTGCAGAAAACGGTCAAAAAAGTGGAGGAAGCCTATAACTTCATCCGTGACGTTGCTGCCCAAGGCCAATCGATTTTGTTTGTAGGTACGAAAAAACAGGCACAGGAAGCGGTGAAAGAAGAAGCGACCCGCTGCGACATGTTCTATGTTAATGAAAGATGGCTCGGCGGTATGCTGACCAATTTCCAGACTATCCAAAAGCGGATTAACCGTTTGCGCGAACTTGAAGACATGGAAGAAAAGGGCGTTTTTGACCTGCTGCCCAAAAAGGAAGTTATTGCTCTGCGGCACGAAATGGAAAGACTGCAAAAATTCCTGGGCGGTATTAAGAATATGAATAAATTACCCGGCGCCCTGTTTATTATTGACCCGCGCAAAGAGCGCATTGCTGTTGCCGAAGCGCGTAAGCTTGGTATTCCAATTGTGGCGATCGTGGATACCAACTGCGATCCAGATGAGGTTGATTATGTCATTCCGGGCAATGATGATGCGATTCGTGCTGTCAAACTATTGACTTCCAAAATGGCCGATGCTGTTCTGGAAGGTCGCCAAGGCGAACAACTGGCGGCAGAAGCATAATTCGTTTGGGAAGGTAAGGGGGCGGGAAACTGCATCCCTTACCTTTATAAGTAGACGGGAGGATTGGATATATGATTACGGCTGAAATGGTAAAAGAACTGCGCGAACGTACCGGTGCAGGCATGATGGATTGTAAAAAAGCGCTGACCGAAACTAAGGGCGATATGGAAAAAGCTATTGACTATTTAAGGGAAAAAGGACTTGCCGCAGCAGCGAAAAAGGCTGGTCGAATTACGGCGGAAGGTGTTGTTGAAGCGTACATACACGGTGGCGGCCGCATAGGCGTGTTGCTTGAAATTAACTGCGAGACTGATTTTGTGGCTAAGACAGAACAGTTTAAAGCATTGGCCAAGGACATTTGTATGCAGATTGCTGCTGCTAACCCCAGCTATGTGAGCCGTAGCGACGTTCCGGCTGAAGTAATTAATCATGAGCGGGAAGTTTTGCGGGCGCAAGCGCTTAACGAAGGAAAACCGGCCCATATTGTTGAAAAAATGATTGAAGGACGTTTGGAAAAATTTTATAAAGAAGTATGCCTGCTCGAACAAGAATTCATTAAAGACCCTGATAAAACTGTTCAACAATTAATTAACGAGCAAATTGCCAAAATTGGTGAAAATATTACGGTAAGAAGATTTACACGGTATCAGCTTGGCGAAGGTATCGAGAAAAAAGCAAATGATTTTGCTGCTGAAGTAATGGCTGCGGTGAAAAAGTAAGAGAACACCTTTGTGTTCTCTTTTTTCCAAAATAGGCCATTAATAGCCATTATAATAAAGGATTTTCGTTGGACACATAGAATTTGATTGATGAACGGGGGCTTTTAGCTTTGAATGTCGCAAAATATAAACGTGTGGTGATTAAACTCAGTGGCGAAGCATTGGCCGGTGCCCAGGGCTATGGCATTGATCCGGCCGTTGTTGAATCAATTGCCCGTGAAATTAGGGAAACCAAAGCTACAGGCCTTGAAATTGCAATTGTGGTTGGCGGCGGCAATATTTGGCGCGGTCTGGCGGGTAGCGCTAAAGGAATGGACCGGGCTAGCGCCGATTATATGGGTATGCTGGCGACCGTAATGAATTCTTTAGCCTTGCAGGACGCGCTCGAAAACTTAGGTGTTGATACACGGGTTCAAACGGCTATAGAAATGCGTCAAGTTGCCGAGCCGTATATCCGGCGGCGAGCGATACGCCACTTGGAGAAGGGGCGTGTCGTTATCTTTGCCGCAGGGACAGGCAATCCGTATTTTTCCACAGACACTACTGCAGCGTTGCGTGCGGCTGAGATTGAAGCTGACGCAATTCTTATGGCCAAGAAGAATGCTGATGGAGTTTATGACAGCGACCCCCGCTATAATCCGGATGCTAAGAAATTTAAGGAACTCGAGTACATAGAAGTACTGCAGCGTGGTTTAGGGGTCATGGATTCAACTGCTACCACGCTTTGTATGGATAATAAAATTCCCATCATCGTGTTCAGCATTGACGAACCCGGCAATATTTTGAAGGCCGCTCTTGGTCAAGAAATTGGCACTATTGTGGGAGGAACGAAAAATGGGCATTAAGGAAATTCATGCCACTCATGAAGAAAAGATGAAAAAAGCTTTAGAAGTATTGCGCAAAGAGTTTGGTGCTTTGCGGGCTGGCCGGGCAACCCCTGCGCTCCTTGACAAGGTAACAGTTGATTACTATGGGATGCCGTCGCCGATTAACCAGGTAGCGAATATTTCAGTTCCTGAACCCCGGCTCATTGTTATTCAGCCGTGGGAGAAAAGCATGCTTGCCCCCATTGAAAAAGCTATTTTGAAATCAGACCTTGGTCTTACGCCTACAAACGATGGAAATGTGATCCGTCTTTCCATTCCACAACTGACCCAACAACGTCGCAGTGAACTGGTTAAGGTCGTCCATAAGAAAGCTGAGGAAGCGCGGGTAGCTATCCGCAATTTACGGCGCGATGCCAACGACGCCATCAAAAAGCTGGAAAAAGAAAAACAGGTGTCTGAGGATGAGGCCAAAAAGGCACAGGAAGATATGCAAAAGCTTACCGACAAGTATATAAAGGAAGTTGACCAAGTAATGGCCGCTAAAGAAAAAGAAATAATGGAAGTGTAACATATGCGGCAAAACGGCGAAACAGCGGTCGACACCGTTGGTCGGCCTTTACAGGAAGCCAAGACATTATTAGAAAGCCGCGGCTTCCAATACAGCGTGCGAATTACCTGTCCATCGCGCCCCACATTTAAGGTGGAACGGGAGTGTCTTTATGTTGTGCGTCAGCATGTAGCTGCTGATGGGGTTTATCATTTGGTTGTTGCTGCCAAAATGGGAAAGGAGGTGTAAACATGGCTTATAAAATTACAGAAGAATGTGTTGCGTGTGGTTCTTGCGCGGCGACCTGTCCGGTTGGTGCGATTAAAGAGGGTAATCCTACCTACGTCATCACCGAAGAGTGTGTTGAATGTGGGGCCTGTGCGGCGGTTTGCCCGGTTGGTGCTATTAAAGCTCCATAATCTCGGAACCCCCTCGCAAGAGGGGGTTTAAAAGTTTAGGAGGCGCAAAAGCCCAAGAATTTGGAGGTCTCACTGTGTGGAAAAAGTGGTTTAGCAATAAGAGCGACGTTGACCAGAACCAGAGTTATCTGCAAAATTCGCTTGATCCCAATTCAATCCCTGCACATATTGCGATTATTATGGATGGTAACGGACGTTGGGCTCAGAAACGTGGATTGCCACGAACTTTGGGCCATCACGCGGGAGCGGAGACACTACGTAATATTGTAAAGACGGCAGCCGAACTCGGCGTCAAGGTATTGACGGCTTATGCTTTTTCCACCGAAAACTGGAAACGACCAGCCGAAGAGGTCGATGTCCTCATGCGGCTGTTATCAGACTATCTTGATAGTGAAATTGATGAGCTGGATAGTAATAATGTCCAAATTCGTTTTATTGGCAAAACGGACGAATTGGCACCTAGTTTATACCATAAAATAATGCAGGCTCAACAACGAACCAGCAAAAACACCGGTCTTATCTTAAACCTAGCCGTTAATTACGGCGGTCGGGCCGAACTCACGCGGGCAATGCAATTAATCGCCCGAAAAGTTGCCGCAGGCGCCATAGCTCCCGACAATATTTCCGAGCAGACCATTCAAGATCACCTCTATACGGCTGATTTACCTGACCCGGATCTGTTAATACGTCCTAGCGGCGATTTGCGTCTGAGTAATTTTCTGTTGTGGCAATCAGCCTATACGGAATTCTGGTTTACTAACACCAATTGGCCTGATTTTACTCCTGCCCATTTAATCCAGGCTATCACTGACTATCAACGGCGCGACCGACGCTTTGGCGGACTGAAAACATCAAAGTAGGTGTTTGAATTGCTTGGCAAACGTATTTTAACAGCCTTAATCGGCATATTAGCGGCCATTTATCTCATAAATTCAGGCGGGTGGTTGTTTATCGGGGCGGTTGCACTTTTAGCGGTTATCGCTTGGCATGAGTATTTCGCCATGTTAGGCTGCCGGCAAATAAATGTCCACTATGGGCTGGGAGTTACCGGAATATTGCTGCTAATGGCCTGCACTGCCTTGGGCAATCCCCAGGAAACGATAATTATTATGTTTTTGCTTCTTGTTCTTTGTTTGGCTAAAGCGGTTACCAGTTCTAGCAGCTTTACTATTGCGGATGCATCCTTTACTTTTTTCGGCATTGCCTATGTGGGCCTGACGTTTTCCCATATTATTTTACTCCGTTTTGCCGACAACTTTACTTCATATAATGTAGGAAACGTGACCCTCCCGGCCGGTGCGGTTTACCTGTGGTTAGCTTTCGTCGGAACATGGGCAAATGATACTTTTGCTTATTTTGTTGGTACTAAGTTCGGCCAAAACAAGCTGTGTCCCGCTATTAGTCCCTATAAGACGTGGGAAGGCGCTATAGGCGGAATAATAGGCAGTTTGCTGGGAACGGCGATTTTGGGGAGTTTGTTTCAAATCCCGTTATTTCACGGATTAATTATTGGTTTATTGGCAGGAATAGCCGCACCATTAGGCGACTTAGCTGAATCGGCAATTAAGCGTTATACGGGTGTAAAAGATTCCGGCCGATTGCTCCCCGGACATGGCGGCGTACTGGACCGTTTTGACAGTATAATGTTTGCAGTTCCAACCGTATATTACTACATATACGCTTTTCTACTGAACTAACGGGGTGGTAGGCATTGAAAAATATTGCTATTTTGGGAAGTACAGGATCGATAGGGACACAGGCACTGGAGGTAATTGCTGGTCGCCCCGATGAATTTCAGCTTGTTGCCCTTGCTGCGCACAAAAATGATGAACTTTTGGCTCGGCAAATTGAACGTTTTAACCCTGACCTGGCGGTTTTAGTCGATAAGGAGGCCGCTCGCCGGCTGCAGCAGAGAAATGTAGGCAAGACACGTATTCTGGCAGGGGAAGAAGGTTTGCTGGCAGCTGCCACGTATGATCCTGTCCATACAGTGGTGACATCAATGGTAGGGTTTGCAGGCCTCAAACCTACTTTAGCTGCCATTGCAGCGGGGAAAACAATTGCGCTGGCAAATAAAGAAACATTGGTGGCTGCCGGCGAACTGGTGATGACCGAGGCACGAAGGCGCGGAGTGACGATTTTGCCTGTTGACAGTGAACACAGCGCAATTTTTCAGTGTTTGCAGGGGGAACATAAA
It encodes:
- a CDS encoding FliA/WhiG family RNA polymerase sigma factor — its product is MTDNALTQANEVAGLWAEYQASKKPELREKLIEKYLPLVKMVAGRVAIGLPQHIDKEDLISYGFFGLLDAIERFDPSRNIKFETYAVARIRGSIFDAIRVQDWLPASLRQKGRLLERTIAELENSLGRSATDVEIAQAMNFTVEQLHQLINQLNASTLVPLEEFVQNETVNQASPNLAQEIEQEEVKNTLAKAIDRLPEKERLVISLYYYEGLTLKEISLVLKLSEARISQLHTKAIFRLRGALSRLKSSLL
- a CDS encoding DUF342 domain-containing protein, with translation MDNEERLLERTAETTEASDGYYQIILSDSGVFLTVFPPQGNGSPVREHVILLDLEKRAIKGFDLPVIVRTVREASGLPVRIAPPPPLSAEPEIQVLVGRDRMEATLQIIAPKGSRPVTMDEVLEKIKQVGVTYGLDHAAIQRAFAHPGLKVVCARGLWPTDGQDAYIKYYVDLENKGKPAELEDGRVDFKNLNMFTIVREGDLLAEKVPPTPGTPGIDVLGQPVPPKPGKDILPPLGKNVQMIDNGKIVATMSGQLIITNNKLNVVPVIEINGDVDLSTGNIDFVGNIIVRGSVQAGFLVKAEGDVEVAGTVSGGTVEGKNVCVRMGVQGMNRGYIKATENVVAKFIENATVYAGSDVLVSDVILHSRISAGKRVVVEGRRGLIAGGRVLAGEEIRAKVTGTHLASNTDLGVGINPLLREEYQKLRMEIKKLEFTLEQTQKALGLLRAMDQATMPKDKHEMMLRLTKAQFHLVGQVETMRNRINEIEVAFEEMRHGKIRVRDTVYPGVKIIIGSLVKPIRETLSFVTFYAEDGEIKVGPYK
- a CDS encoding DUF362 domain-containing protein codes for the protein MAYKITEECVACGSCAATCPVGAIKEGNPTYVITEECVECGACAAVCPVGAIKAP
- a CDS encoding isoprenyl transferase, whose translation is MWKKWFSNKSDVDQNQSYLQNSLDPNSIPAHIAIIMDGNGRWAQKRGLPRTLGHHAGAETLRNIVKTAAELGVKVLTAYAFSTENWKRPAEEVDVLMRLLSDYLDSEIDELDSNNVQIRFIGKTDELAPSLYHKIMQAQQRTSKNTGLILNLAVNYGGRAELTRAMQLIARKVAAGAIAPDNISEQTIQDHLYTADLPDPDLLIRPSGDLRLSNFLLWQSAYTEFWFTNTNWPDFTPAHLIQAITDYQRRDRRFGGLKTSK
- a CDS encoding phosphatidate cytidylyltransferase — translated: MLGKRILTALIGILAAIYLINSGGWLFIGAVALLAVIAWHEYFAMLGCRQINVHYGLGVTGILLLMACTALGNPQETIIIMFLLLVLCLAKAVTSSSSFTIADASFTFFGIAYVGLTFSHIILLRFADNFTSYNVGNVTLPAGAVYLWLAFVGTWANDTFAYFVGTKFGQNKLCPAISPYKTWEGAIGGIIGSLLGTAILGSLFQIPLFHGLIIGLLAGIAAPLGDLAESAIKRYTGVKDSGRLLPGHGGVLDRFDSIMFAVPTVYYYIYAFLLN
- the tsf gene encoding translation elongation factor Ts yields the protein MITAEMVKELRERTGAGMMDCKKALTETKGDMEKAIDYLREKGLAAAAKKAGRITAEGVVEAYIHGGGRIGVLLEINCETDFVAKTEQFKALAKDICMQIAAANPSYVSRSDVPAEVINHEREVLRAQALNEGKPAHIVEKMIEGRLEKFYKEVCLLEQEFIKDPDKTVQQLINEQIAKIGENITVRRFTRYQLGEGIEKKANDFAAEVMAAVKK
- the pyrH gene encoding UMP kinase, which gives rise to MNVAKYKRVVIKLSGEALAGAQGYGIDPAVVESIAREIRETKATGLEIAIVVGGGNIWRGLAGSAKGMDRASADYMGMLATVMNSLALQDALENLGVDTRVQTAIEMRQVAEPYIRRRAIRHLEKGRVVIFAAGTGNPYFSTDTTAALRAAEIEADAILMAKKNADGVYDSDPRYNPDAKKFKELEYIEVLQRGLGVMDSTATTLCMDNKIPIIVFSIDEPGNILKAALGQEIGTIVGGTKNGH
- the rpsB gene encoding 30S ribosomal protein S2 → MSVISMKQLLEAGVHFGHQTRRWNPKMAPYIFTERNGIYIIDLQKTVKKVEEAYNFIRDVAAQGQSILFVGTKKQAQEAVKEEATRCDMFYVNERWLGGMLTNFQTIQKRINRLRELEDMEEKGVFDLLPKKEVIALRHEMERLQKFLGGIKNMNKLPGALFIIDPRKERIAVAEARKLGIPIVAIVDTNCDPDEVDYVIPGNDDAIRAVKLLTSKMADAVLEGRQGEQLAAEA
- a CDS encoding DUF6115 domain-containing protein; protein product: MLTGITVTLVVLLFFVFFVVTKKDMLQKLFSLNTAAPAQEFQQQLEQTADHILRRLETQIAHLEYLLEEADAKMTALDQKIQAAAVFEQLGIAGTSLAEQAVPNEQNIGIVQDTGKKAEANPYSQETGNGKRRLVFAMAEQGYNITEIAKATGIGKGEVMLMLQLNKR
- the frr gene encoding ribosome recycling factor yields the protein MGIKEIHATHEEKMKKALEVLRKEFGALRAGRATPALLDKVTVDYYGMPSPINQVANISVPEPRLIVIQPWEKSMLAPIEKAILKSDLGLTPTNDGNVIRLSIPQLTQQRRSELVKVVHKKAEEARVAIRNLRRDANDAIKKLEKEKQVSEDEAKKAQEDMQKLTDKYIKEVDQVMAAKEKEIMEV